In the genome of Armatimonadota bacterium, the window TACGCGCCCCGGCGCGGCCACTCCACCCGCACCACCCGGCGGAATGAGGCGGTGCGGTCGCCCAGCAGGGCCTCCGCGATCTGTGCGGCAGGATGACCAGCAACCCCGCGATCAGGATCCTTCGGAGTCTGGCCATCTGGGACCCGCCCTCCGGGGAGGATGATGCTCGTAGATGGCCTTCGCGAGCACGTGGGTCCCCACGGGCACGGTGAGAAGGAGGAAGCCCATCACCAGGAGCTCCTGGAAGCCGCCCCCGAAGAAGATCAGGGAACCCAGTAGCGCTCCCCCGGCCCCGAAGGTGGCGGCCTTGGTGGAGACCTGCTGGCGGCTGTGGGTGTCCGGAGCCCGCAGGAGCCCGAGCCCCG includes:
- a CDS encoding monovalent cation/H(+) antiporter subunit G translates to MRELLVSVLLVGGAAFTLIAGLGLLRAPDTHSRQQVSTKAATFGAGGALLGSLIFFGGGFQELLVMGFLLLTVPVGTHVLAKAIYEHHPPRRAGPRWPDSEGS